One stretch of Anguilla anguilla isolate fAngAng1 chromosome 5, fAngAng1.pri, whole genome shotgun sequence DNA includes these proteins:
- the LOC118228260 gene encoding neuropeptide Y receptor type 2-like, translating to MDLGREENVTESAAASSNCCTTSAVLYDNTFLGLEDSTKLVGVQAILILAYSIIILLGVIGNTLVIYVVYKFKTLRTVTNFFITNLAMADLLVNTLCLPFTLIYTLQDSWKFGQVMCFMLPYAQGLAVHVSTVTLTVIALDRHRCIVYHMQTKMSKDMCFVIIAVTWVISAILASPLAIFREYATFNLSPTQPIHVCMEKWPGSHRDGTIYGIFAFLLQYGLPLSISSFAYVKIWSKLKSRGTPAGGRDRHRRRRNTTKMLVVMVAVFAVSWLPFHAFQLAADTDSTVLDMRDFKLLYTVFHIVAMCSTFANPILYGWMNKNYRDAFMAVFNCERRHEYVHPPAHGRVGTKKALEAEESLDLKAISV from the coding sequence ATGGATTTAGGAAGGGAAGAGAATGTGACTGAGTCTGCTGCTGCATCCTCCAACTGCTGCACAACTTCTGCTGTGCTTTATGACAACACATTCCTTGGTCTGGAGGACAGCACCAAGCTCGTTGGAGTGCAGGCCATACTCATCCTTGCCTACAGCATAATCATTTTGCTTGGAGTAATTGGGAACACCCTCGTCATCTACGTTGTATACAAATTCAAAACGCTACGCACCGTCACTAACTTTTTCATCACAAATCTTGCAATGGCGGACCTGCTGGTGAACACCTTATGTCTGCCGTTCACTTTGATATACACCCTCCAGGATTCGTGGAAGTTTGGGCAGGTCATGTGCTTCATGCTCCCGTACGCTCAGGGTCTGGCGGTGCACGTTTCCACGGTGACCCTGACCGTCATTGCGTTGGACAGACACAGGTGCATAGTCTATCACATGCAGACCAAAATGTCCAAGGACATGTGCTTTGTCATCATTGCCGTAACCTGGGTCATCAGCGCCATTTTAGCCAGCCCGCTGGCCATCTTCAGAGAATACGCGACGTTCAATCTGTCCCCCACGCAGCCCATCCACGTGTGCATGGAGAAGTGGCCCGGCAGCCACAGGGATGGCACCATCTACGGCATCTTCGCCTTCCTCCTGCAGTACGGCCTGCCCCTGTCCATCAGCTCCTTCGCCTACGTGAAGATATGGAGCAAACTGAAGAGCCGCGGCACTCCGGCGGGAGGACGAGATCGCCACCGGAGACGGCGGAACACCACCAAGATGCTGGTCGTCATGGTGGCGGTGTTCGCCGTGAGCTGGCTGCCCTTCCACGCCTTCCAGCTGGCCGCCGACACCGACAGCACCGTGCTGGACATGAGGGACTTCAAGCTCCTCTACACCGTCTTCCACATCGTCGCCATGTGCTCCACTTTCGCCAACCCCATCCTGTACGGGTGGATGAACAAGAACTACAGGGACGCGTTCATGGCCGTGTTCAACTGTGAGCGGAGGCACGAATACGTCCACCCTCCAGCTCACGGGAGAGTTGGAACCAAAAAGGCCCTGGAGGCTGAAGAGTCTCTAGATTTGAAGGCCATCAGTGTCTAA